A region of the Cryptococcus neoformans var. neoformans B-3501A chromosome 6, whole genome shotgun sequence genome:
ttgctACAACATCCAATCGCTCCATACTCTCCGACATGGATGTCCTCTCCACTTTTGATGCCGATATCCCTATCCCGCCTATCACTTCTGTTAAACACATCGAACGATGCCTACGCGAGGTCAACTTATTCTCTTCGAATGAGGAGATGCAGCGAGCAGTGGGCATGTTGCGGGATGTCAAATTTGGCGAAGGAGGGAATGGCGAGTTGGTGGTGGGTGTGAAGAAGTTGTTATCGATGGCGGAGATGGCGAGACAAGACCCTGATCCTGCAGCCAAGTTGGTGGCGAGCCTGATAAGAGAAGTGAGTTAGAGATAGAATTCTGTTGTATCATCCGTAATGTGTAGTGTCCAGATGCCAGCAAACATGAAATTTGTTTCTTTTCAGAACCATCTTTATTTCCTGTATATGCAATATAGAATATTGTATTCCTGACAATCATTGCAACGCGGTGTTCAACGATCAAACTGCACTAAATTCGTCACCCATACGAGGCATCATGCCCGCCTTTGGTGGGGTGTGAAAATGCAACGCTACATCGATACCATCACTCTTGTTTGTTATGTCCGAGATTTTGTCATGTCCGCTTCTTATTACTTTTACATTAAATATCGTTAATAACCCATGAGACGTCGTTCCTGAGTTATTATTTGTCGGAAGGGAAAGCGGCGGCGGGTGATTTGTCCCGATCCCAGTACGTCGTGTAACCAACCAAAGCAATAATCCACCGTGGGAACTCTCATGATGTTATTATTGACCGACGCTCGAGAGAAGGACGACGACCCGCAGCGATAATGAATTGATTCTTTGCCAGCTGGTTGCCAATCAATATACTAATAACAAACAACGCCATTAGCCGCAGGGCATAATATGCCTCCCAGGCTTAGACATTATCATCAACCTCAGCCCATTATCAATGGGGGCATGCCATATCAGCGgcatccacctcctcgGATTCCCTCCACTCGGTCCCTTCACCTCTCAATATCTCTGCTGATTATTGCTGCAGTCATCGTCTATGCACAGAAGCAATCTTTTCTAAAGAATGTGCTACCTCCTAAAGTGTACTCAGTGACAGAGGCTTTGCCTGAAAAATATGCAATCtgtggaaaagaagggaataAGGTGTATACAGTGCCTTATGAGGTCGAAACTGTCATTGAAATCGCTGGGACAGCAgagtgggagaaggaagctgtAGGAGCAGTGGAATGTGTGGTAGTGGAAAATGACACGGTTGTTGACACCGGTAGCTTGAGTAAGCTTATCTGAAAAAAATTGCCTATGGGACTTAGGCTAATAGCAGCCTGTACAACAGATAAGATCAGGCGAAAGTGGATCAAGAAGACTTTGAGCAAGACAACACAGGATGACTTTCAGGTCATTCACCTCCCTCCCGGGCATACTCTAACACCTGTACATCTTTCACTACGCATATGGATAACCAAATTGCTAAAAGTTGAAACAGGGCTTCACAGACTCCCATGGTCATCCCTTGCTATACGGCCGCGCCCAACAACTGCCCTTACACGGGTGCAAGTCTATTGAAGAAGTCATAGCGAAGGTTGAATCTTACGTGAATCACCACCCATTAGAAGAGGGACAATGGATAGAAGGGTTGGGGTGGGATCAAAATCTCTGGAAAGACAAAGTTTTCCCTACAGCTGTGTGTGCATGCTCTTCCGCCGTACAGGCACCTAGAGCTGATAATGCTTGTAGGAAGAATTTGACAAGTCAGACATCTTGAGGGGATTACCTATAAGCCTGGCTAGAGTAGACTTTCATGTTGAGTGGGTCTCAACCGCCGTCCTTCGTTTGATGGATAGCATTCCCgatgtcgaaggtggtACCGTTGTGCGCGATTCCCAAGGGGAACCGACTGGTATCTTTGTGCGTATCAAACTAGCCTTTTTCTATGGTAACTGAAACTGATCAAACATCAATTTAGATCGATAATGCCATTTCCCTTCTTACTGCCATCCGGCCGGCCTGGACTGACATCGACCGAGAACGGTTTCTCAATATTGTGGTACAGGATGCTTTGAGCCATGGGTTAACAGGCGCATATGATGCTATGGGACTGATCAGCGATCAACCTTTCTGGCGAAGAAtggcggaagagggaaaacTACCCCTTCGTTTCTACTCTATGGTGGGTAACGGTGCGCATAACGAGATAGAATCATTTTGACGTATATCAGCTTTCTTGTGAAGACGAAGACTTTTGTGGAGATAAGGTAGAACCTTACCATAACTTTGGTGAGTCTCTTCTCCGATCTTTTACCTCTCCCATTTGCTCTATCTGACCACGTTGTCTAGAGAAACATTATTACATGCGTGGTGTCAAGCTCTTCGGTGATGGTGCATTAGGCTCCCGTGGCGCTGCCTTGATTGATGACTACAGCGATCAGCcgggatggaagggattgatgttgaagaatgaagagtcTTGGGGACCATTAATAAAGCAATGACATGAAGCTGTGAGTCACATGGATCTATTCGACTATTTAAAGCTAATGTAGAATTATAGGGGTGGCAAGTCGTGAGTTAGACCCCCAGTCTACAACGCAATTCAAGCTCTGCCCTTGAAGTCTAAAGTCTGATATCAAAATCAGTGTGTGCATACTATAGGTGATCGGGCCGCCAAAGTAGTGCTCGATGCCATCTCGTCTGCCACTGATCCTCCTGGCATTCGCAAGGCAAGATTCCGACTGGAGCATGCTCAGATTATGACACTAGAAGACCTGGAACGTGCCGCTAAGATGGGCAGTAAGTCATCGATCGCCTCCTGTGGAGAAAGGTAAAGAAAACTGATGTATCATTTAACAGTTATCGCGAGTGTGCAGCCAACCCATGCTACAAGCGATGTATatccctttctttttcgccGTCCCCCTGAAGAGAAACGTCTGACGTGAATGTGTAGATGTGGTACGCTGAAGATCGCTTGGGCAAAGAACGTATCCGAGGTGCCTATGCTTGGCGTTCATATCTCAAGTACGTTTCAagcttcccatccttcttgcaCCCTTTAACACGCCCGCTAACCATCATACAAAACAGCAACTCAGGTCACATTACTCTAGGTTCCGACTTCCCCGTCGAATCTATTGACCCACTGAAAGGATTTTACGCCGCTGTAACTCGTAAATCACCGGAAGGCAAATCTCCTCATGGCAAGAGAGGATGGTATCCGGAACAAAGACTGAGTAGGGTTGAGGTCCTTAGGGGTTTTACCGTATGGGGTAAGTCAAGTAGGGTTTTTATAGTTTGCCTGATGTCTTatgagagagagatgaCGAGCTCACCATCCGGGTCTTTTTTATTAGGAGCGTATGCTTCGTTCTCAGAGGACCGTGTCGGGTCTTTGACTTCTGGGAAGAAATTTGACGCTGTGATatgggatgatgatttACTTACTGTACCAGAAGACGAGATGTTGGATGTGAAAGTCAAAGGGGTGATTGTGGATGGCAAGTTGGTCTGGGGGACTTTGGGATGAAGATTACAACGGCAATATTTGTGGGTTACCTGTGGACAGGAATATAGCAAGCATATTATGATCCTTGCATCACCCGTTGTATCTGTCGAACAACATTTGTGTGATTTTACTTCGCAGATGACCTCTCCATCCAATTTTTGGTTGCTTCatttgccttcttcaactcggacatctctttcctcttcaacttACTCTTTCAGACTCAttccattctccttcatccctaatcttctcctcaagcCGCCTTGCAGTTTCCTCCCTCAACTCTGCTTTGACGCTTCTTTCTATAACAGCTACCTTTATCTCTACCTGTACATTTAGGCCTATTGGAGAGGACGTGCGATCCCAAAGCAGATTGAAACGATGGCGGATCCTTTTGAGTGGCTGTTCGCATGAGCAATTATAAGATTCCAACGCAACTTTGTCGAGCAAGATTGggggggtggtggtgggaggatgaggggGGGGACGGTATATGAGTGTGTGTCATGAATGACTCCTTTCATGGGAGAGTGACACATGCTAGATGCGTGCGTGCCCTGACGACGACGGTGCCTATTCTTCGTTGTAATTCTCCattttcgccttcttcttcgtcttaTGCACAGATGACATGTGTATGCGGTGATTATGTATTAGAATTACTTACTCGGACAACTTATATATGCTAATGATCAATCGTAATGGATCCCAACGAAAGAAACTGATTCCCTAAAACATATTCAAGGTGGAAgccaaaaacaaaaacaattTTAGGTAAATCTATTAacgggagagagaagaaaaaagaagaagcttgacTCGGCGGGATCGGCCGCCCGATACTCGAGAAAAGGCGGatgataaataaataaagaCGGACCAAAGGAGCTCAACAAGGTGGTCAATTATTGCTATCACCTTCCGACAAGATAATAGCGAAAATAGCGACCAGAGGAAACTGGCGGGATTTAAGACCAAATACCAAACATCGACTCGACTTGCTCAGCATCCAGATATCGATATATCCCGCCATAGTTCGTGCGTAGCGCTTATCGATCAGCTGggctctttccttcctttcgaTCTTTCGGCAATTTCAATATTTGGTCGTCCGACAAGCGGCGGCATATCTAGGATATAGAACTTCTTTCGGTCTTTGTGAGCCTTTGAATTGCCATCTCGCTCCTCGGACTACCAATGATAGCGACGAAAGAACATCAAGAGCAATAAGGCAGGAAACTATCAACGACTCCAAACAGCCTCTGTCAGCAATTCAAACATTTGTCGAAATCAGAGTCAAGCGTTCCCTGCCACATATCACTGCATACCGTGTGGCATTTCAGGTTCAGCACCGCCTCAACACATCGCGCACCCACCAGCTTATCAGCAATGgcgccatcatcaccaatTTTATCGCCATCTCGCTCTCCTCTGTCCGGCAGCCGAATCAATGGCGATAACTCAAGTGTCGATGAAAGGACAGCTATACAGAGCGGGTTGttgggagaaaggaaggatagCGGAGTCAGGAAGGGTACGTACGTCTCCTTTACATTTGCAAAGTCTGAAGACGCGATGTGATGGTGAGAAGATGCGTTGCCAGTCCGTTGTGCAATGTCGATAGAAGTAtggagagaaaaaggacgATGGGAAAGTATAAGAtaagaggaggaaggctggtgaagacgaggatTTCTCATCGCTAGTTCCCGTCTTCTGTGCAAGGTTTATCTCTGAGTCGAGTGACAAGAGGCAACTCCCCCCCCAAAAAAGAATCAATCATTCACATTGGGCTATCTGTTTATTTCTGATTGACTTAAACCAAAAAGTGCGACCCTACTGACTAAACGCCTCTTACAATCAATTATTTACACGAACCTTTCAATATGTCACTATCCGATGTACGTGTAATCCCAAACTTATACGACGCTCTcgcatctcctcctctttctccgcAAAACCTCAAACCACGTACAAATCCAAACTCTACTCGTATTTCTCCACTGGCCTTGCCTATCGCCTCCAACATACCGCTGATCTCTCCTCGTCTCGGCCCTGTAACGTCAATTGTTCCGGTTCTACCAACCGACAATACGAAAATCGGTGGGGATGATCTTGACGGTGATATCACAATTAATTTGGATTCAAAACGTCTTTCATTTGGAACAAACCCTTCCATTCCTCGATCTCTTCAACCGACCCAACATCCCATCTCCGTGAACGACGCGGTCAAACATACCGGCGGACTCTGTATCAAAATATTCAATGAACCAGATTCTTTGACACGTgaaagaaaggggaagatgcCGGTACTCTCACACTTGCTCTGTGTGGGCAATGGTACCGTTCTGAGTTTAGTTGCAGACAAAAAATATGTCTATGCTGGGTGTCAGAGCGCCGACAATGAAATCACCGTAAATTGCATTCACTTCTTAATCCTGAAGCTCTACTCACGAAACGTACCAGGTATTCTCAAGGTCAAGTCTTCAACCATTGTATCGCCTACTCGGTCATCAAGGCAGTGTACTCGCTCTACTGATCATTGAGGAGAAAAAATGGCTTGTCAGTTCAAGTAGTGAGTCGGACATGTTTCGGGGTTTGATTTAATGGTTGATAGCTGATGGTGTGATGGAAAGGTGCCGGTGATGTCAGGGTGAGAATAGGCAAACTAGATGATGAAATTTATTCTGACGGGATATATAGATATGGTCAACAGAAACTTTGGATCTGCTATATGTTATCCACCCGTGCGACGACACTTCCGGAGACATTTACTCCCTGGCATGGGATGAACGCGCCGGGGGTACACTTTACTTTGGGTCCCAATCGTGCTCCATCGAATGGATTAACTTTGGCGACTTCTGCACTTTCCATCAACGCAAGATCTCTGGCTCAGCCGCGGGTACAGTCCACGTGGTGCCTAACTGTActgactcttcttctcgtcctgGTCCATCTCAACGATCAGGCCGCTACAAACCTCACAAATTCTTTGACAACCCCCCGGAAAACGGTTGCAGCGGTTCCTCCACCCCTTGCTCCCCGTTTCCATCCAATACCGCTCGAAAAGAAACTTTCTCCAAAGCCGAATTAGATCAAGTCAGCGTAAATTTGCTTGAACAAACACGCCCGGCTACAGAGATTGAAGTTCCAGCCGAATCCCGTCTTGCCTTTGCGCATTATGGCTACATCTACGCTTTACATACCCTCTCGAGACCTAACGGTGATAAGTGGCTAGTAAGCGGTAGCGGTGATTCCGACGTCAAGATCTGGGAATGTCATCCATCAGGCGGTATCACTCTTGTCCGTCAATTCAATTCTCTCTCTGGTGCGGTACTCTCTTTTGCGTTTCGAGATGACCTGCTTTATGCCGGTTTGCAGGCAGGAGAAATTGCAGTGTGGGATCTCGAAACAGGGGCTTGTATACGTACGATCGAAGCGCACGAGGAAGACGTACTCGTGATGAGTGTGTTGGGTGGCGATGTGTATACTGCCGCGGCCGATGGGAGGGTGTTGAGGGTGAATGACGAGTTTGATTGTACGGCGGCTTTCAAGGCACATAGCGGAACCGTGATGAGTAGCACGATCGTAAAAAGTGTTAAAGGAGATTCGTGGGAGCTCATCACAGGTGGGAATGATTCTTATGTCAAGGTGAATTTTGCTTCTTGACTACTTATATAGAAACATCTGCTGACTTTGTTTTTTACTTTCGAAGATTTGGCAAGTAGAAGCACCTAAAGAAACTTTGCAATCCGAAAATGTAATGGACATGGAGCATGGGGGTGATGTGATGCTCTACGCTTTATCCAAACTTGTTGCAGTCCCGACTATAAGTGATGACTCCCATCGTGAAAGGTATGTGAGACGATTCGAATGTGAGGCATGGTTATTTACTAGCAGTAGCTGTCGACAAGGCGCACATCTACTGAAAAAGATCCTCTCCCAACTCGGCGCTTCTTCTGAAGTTGTGAGTAATGACGCATTCGTAAATGTCCTGTGGTTGCCTGACACCATGCACAGCTCTGTGGAGAACAAGGAAGGAATCCTCTCGTCCTCGCCACTTTTACCGGTCAAGATATCGGCAAACCTCGAAAACGTATTCTCTTCTACGGACACTACGACGTCCAGCCCGCCGCTGAGAAACGCTGGATAACCAACCCATGGGAACTATCTGGTCGAGACGGCTATCTATATGGTCGTGGTGTCACCGATAATAAGGGCCCCATCATGGCTGTTGCTTGCGCTGCCGCTTCGTTGAGACAGCGTCGTGAATTGGATGTCGATCTGGTCATGATCAttgaaggcgaagaggaagcaggCTCACGAGGATTTGCCTCTACCGTCCGTGCTCACAAGGCTGATATCGGACATATCGATGCCATTCTCTTGTCCAACTCGACTTGgattgatgaggaagatccTTGTGTGGTGTTTGGTATGCGAGGCGTGGTCTACGCCAACCTGTCGGTAGAGAGCAGTGAAGAGAACCTGCATAACGGTGTAGACGGTGGTGCGACCAGTGAGCCGATGTTTGACATGGTCAGGGTTTTGGGAGCGTTGTCAGATGCCAAGGGCGTCAAAGTGCCTGGGTTCTGTAAGTATATGAGCTAGCGACTACAAGGCCGTCACTAATCAAAACACAGACGACTCTGTTCGACCTGCCACCGACGAAGAGATGTCTCTCCTCCGAGATGTTTCCTCTGCTTGCGGCCGTCCCCTCGATGAACTCATCCGAGTTTGGCGACAGCCTTCGTTCTCCATTGCCAGTATCAACTCGTCAGGTTCTGGAAATAAAACCGTCATTCCTCGAAGAGTGTCGACGGACATCTCAATGCGAATTGTACCAGATCAAGATCTAGAGACTATCGTCAAAGGCCTTAAACAGTTCTGCAGAGAAACTTTCCAGGGATTAGAATCGCCTAACAAATTCGACGTGAGTTTAGCCCAAATGGTGTACCCTCATAATCAACTGATCGGTTGCTTTATAGATCCAAGTCACCCATACCGCCTCCTGGTGGCTTGCATCGCTTGAATCGCCATACTTCAAAGCCCTCGAAGCTTCGGTACAAGACGTCTGGGGTGTCAGACCGCTCAAGATTCGTGAAGGTGGTACGGTCCCTACTGTGTTCTggctggagaaggaattCGGAGCGCCTTGTGTGCATTTGCCTTTGGGTCAGAGTTCGGATGCAGGCCATTTGGCAAAcgagaggatgaggctTTTGAATTTGAGGTGAGTCCGCCTTTTCTCAGTTCTTCATTAATATTTTCAAGGAATTTGTGATTGACAACAATGGGCGTAGGAACGGTAAGAGGGTGATCGAGGCATATCTCACGAGACTC
Encoded here:
- a CDS encoding hypothetical protein (HMMPfam hit to Peptidase_M20, Peptidase family M20/M25/M40, score: 114.5, E(): 2.4e-31; HMMPfam hit to WD40, WD domain, G-beta repeat, score: 75.8, E(): 1.1e-19); translation: MSLSDVRVIPNLYDALASPPLSPQNLKPRTNPNSTRISPLALPIASNIPLISPRLGPVTSIVPVLPTDNTKIGGDDLDGDITINLDSKRLSFGTNPSIPRSLQPTQHPISVNDAVKHTGGLCIKIFNEPDSLTRERKGKMPVLSHLLCVGNGTVLSLVADKKYVYAGCQSADNEITVFSRSSLQPLYRLLGHQGSVLALLIIEEKKWLVSSSSAGDVRIWSTETLDLLYVIHPCDDTSGDIYSLAWDERAGGTLYFGSQSCSIEWINFGDFCTFHQRKISGSAAGTVHVVPNCTDSSSRPGPSQRSGRYKPHKFFDNPPENGCSGSSTPCSPFPSNTARKETFSKAELDQVSVNLLEQTRPATEIEVPAESRLAFAHYGYIYALHTLSRPNGDKWLVSGSGDSDVKIWECHPSGGITLVRQFNSLSGAVLSFAFRDDLLYAGLQAGEIAVWDLETGACIRTIEAHEEDVLVMSVLGGDVYTAAADGRVLRVNDEFDCTAAFKAHSGTVMSSTIVKSVKGDSWELITGGNDSYVKIWQVEAPKETLQSENVMDMEHGGDVMLYALSKLVAVPTISDDSHRERYVRRFECEAWLFTSSSCRQGAHLLKKILSQLGASSEVLCGEQGRNPLVLATFTGQDIGKPRKRILFYGHYDVQPAAEKRWITNPWELSGRDGYLYGRGVTDNKGPIMAVACAAASLRQRRELDVDLVMIIEGEEEAGSRGFASTVRAHKADIGHIDAILLSNSTWIDEEDPCVVFGMRGVVYANLSVESSEENLHNGVDGGATSEPMFDMVRVLGALSDAKGVKVPGFYDSVRPATDEEMSLLRDVSSACGRPLDELIRVWRQPSFSIASINSSGSGNKTVIPRRVSTDISMRIVPDQDLETIVKGLKQFCRETFQGLESPNKFDIQVTHTASWWLASLESPYFKALEASVQDVWGVRPLKIREGGTVPTVFWLEKEFGAPCVHLPLGQSSDAGHLANERMRLLNLRNGKRVIEAYLTRLASI